Proteins from one Coregonus clupeaformis isolate EN_2021a chromosome 25, ASM2061545v1, whole genome shotgun sequence genomic window:
- the LOC121539488 gene encoding leucine-rich repeat and fibronectin type-III domain-containing protein 5: MEKLLVCLLVIGMAVKAQICPKRCVCQILSPNLATLCAKKGLLFVPPNIDRHTVELRLADNFVTSIKRKDFANMTRLQDLTLSRNTISFITPHAFADLENLRALHVNSNRLTRIANDTFSGMSKLHHLILNNNQLTLIHLGAFNDLLALEELDLSYNNLESIPWEAIQRMTSLHTLSLDHNMIDYIPEETFSLLQKLNRLDVTSNKLQKLPPDPLFQRAQVLATSGIMNPSSFALSFGGNPLHCNCELLWLRRLSREDDLETCASPQHLSGRYFWSIPEEEFLCEPPLITRYSHEMRVLEGQRVALRCKARGDPEPAIHWISPEGKLVSNSSRTLVYTNGTLDILISTVKDTGSFTCISSNPAGEAHQTVELLIIKLPHISNSTNNIQEPDPGSSDISTSTRAGANGSNHTGDTKTSPDKRVVIAEATSSTALIKFNFQRNIPGIRMFQIQYNGSYDDSLVYRMIPPTSKNFLVNNLAAGTSYDLCVLAIYDDGITSLTATRVVGCIQFTTESEYLRCHFMQSQFLGGTMIIIIGGIIVASVLVFIIILMIRYKVCNTSDSGKGTLVTNVHSQTNGAQSQGCTVNPSVSKQAMGGSEGGVRGCLKATGHASDTLTDSSETSLPDCSTATSLVSQSWNTPGSSGSLKPKCKPAPKPSAAASVTPEPKIEALPNAETQNTNRNNSTALQQPPAPVFHSTLPYSRITDTPILRRAHPRPSSKYLTLPVEGVRAKRRYSLNEDSSKHHCYIGATKLGNMWSKRSMSMNGMLLQQENIDSGKATFSSSEWILESTV; the protein is encoded by the exons ATGGAAAAactgcttgtctgtctgttggttattGGAATGGCAGTGAAGGCCCAGATCTGTCCGAAGCGTTGTGTCTGTCAAATACTATCTCCCAACCTTGCAACCCTCTGTGCCAAAAAAGGGCTCCTCTTCGTCCCCCCGAACATTGACAGGCACACCGTGGAGCTACGGCTGGCAGACAACTTCGTCACCAGCATCAAGAGGAAAGACTTTGCCAACATGACCAGGTTGCAGGACCTCACCCTGTCAAGGAATACCATTAGCTTCATCACGCCACACGCGTTCGCTGACCTGGAGAACCTCCGTGCCTTGCACGTGAACAGCAACCGTCTGACCCGTATAGCCAACGACACCTTTAGCGGCATGTCCAAGCTGCACCACCTGATCCTCAACAACAACCAGCTGACGTTGATCCACCTGGGGGCTTTCAATGACCTGCTGGCTCTGGAGGAGCTGGACCTGTCCTACAACAACTTGGAGTCCATCCCCTGGGAGGCTATCCAGAGGATGACGAGCCTCCACACCCTCAGCCTGGACCACAACATGATCGACTACATTCCTGAGGAGACCTTTTCTCTTCTCCAAAAGCTAAACCGCTTGGACGTAACCTCAAATAAGCTACAGAAGCTTCCTCCAGATCCTCTGTTCCAGCGGGCCCAGGTTTTGGCCACGTCTGGGATCATGAACCCTTCCTCATTCGCACTGAGCTTCGGCGGGAACCCACTGCACTGCAACTGTGAGCTGCTGTGGTTGAGGCGCCTGAGCCGAGAGGATGATCTGGAGACATGCGCATCGCCGCAGCACCTCTCTGGACGCTATTTCTGGTCCATCCCGGAGGAGGAGTTCCTGTGTGAACCTCCTCTCATCACCCGGTACTCCCACGAGATGCGGGTGCTGGAGGGCCAGAGGGTGGCCCTGAGGTGCAAGGCCAGGGGGGACCCTGAGCCTGCCATACACTGGATCTCCCCAGAGGGGAAGCTGGTGTCGAACTCCTCCCGGACGTTGGTCTACACCAATGGCACCCTGGACATTCTGATCAGCACTGTGAAGGACACAGGATCCTTCACCTGCATCTCGTCCAACCCGGCGGGTGAGGCACATCAGACTGTGGAGCTGCTGATTATCAAACTCCCACACATCTCCAACAGCACCAACAACATCCAGGAGCCTGACCCTGGCTCCTCTGACATCTCCACGTCAACCAGGGCTGGGGCCAATGGCAGCAACCACACTGGGGACACCAAAACCAGCCCAGATAAGAGGGTGGTCATCGCTGAGGCCACATCCTCCACTGCGCTCATTAAGTTCAACTTCCAGAGGAATATACCTGGGATCCGCATGTTCCAGATTCAGTACAATGGCAGTTATGATGACTCTCTTGTTTACAG aatgattccccccaCGAGCAAAAACTTCCTAGTCAACAACCTGGCTGCTGGGACGTCGTACGACCTGTGTGTTCTGGCCATCTACGACGACGGTATCACCTCCCTCACCGCCACCCGCGTGGTGGGCTGCATCCAGTTCACCACCGAGTCTGAGTACCTGCGCTGTCACTTCATGCAGTCCCAGTTCCTGGGAGGCACCATGATCATCATCATCGGCGGGATCATCGTTGCCTCCGTCCTCGtcttcatcatcatcctcatgatCCGCTACAAGGTCTGCAACACCAGTGACTCAGGCAAAGGCACCCTGGTCACCAACGTCCACTCACAGACCAACGGGGCGCAGTCTCAGGGGTGTACCGTCAATCCCTCTGTGTCCAAACAGGCCATGGGAGGGTCAGAGGGAGGGGTCAGAGGGTGTCTAAAGGCCACTGGGCACGCGTCGGACACGCTGACGGACTCGTCTGAGACCTCTCTCCCAGACTGCTCCACTGCTACATCCCTGGTGAGCCAGAGCTGGAACACGCCTGGCTCCTCAGGGTCTCTGAAGCCAAAGTGCAAGCCTGCGCCAAAGCCCTCCGCTGCTGCTTCTGTCACCCCTGAGCCCAAGATAGAGGCCCTCCCCAACGCTGAGACACAGAACACCAACCGCAACAACTCCACCGCTCTGCAGCAGCCCCCCGCCCCGGTATTCCACTCCACCCTACCCTACTCACGCATTACGGACACGCCCATATTAAGACGCGCACACCCCAGACCATCCTCCAAGTACCTGACCTTACCGGTGGAAGGGGTGAGGGCCAAACGTAGGTACTCTCTAAACGAGGACTCGTCCAAGCACCACTGCTACATTGGGGCAACAAAACTTGGGAATATGTGGTCTAAGCGGAGTATGTCGATGAATGGGATGCTACTTCAACAGGAAAATATAGACAGTGGCAAGGCCACCTTTTCCAGTTCAGAGTGGATTCTAGAAAGCACTGTGTGA